The Arctopsyche grandis isolate Sample6627 chromosome 5, ASM5162203v2, whole genome shotgun sequence genome includes a window with the following:
- the LOC143912352 gene encoding uncharacterized protein LOC143912352, giving the protein METEAALLCVSGKTVSGNRGKSEKLPTDVVMFFKIALKVCQRNANQSVMDKIALYHRNKDFKQFWNATNAILTVNSSIPVHINGIYYHRSIANMFSKHFKESVSDLMGMADVVMSNSEDSFFDITGDEVETALRSMSLGKATGWDSISTDHVLHSGKNFFIILARLFNVMILHEHVPEEFSRTTIVPVLKSSKLDASVIDSYRPIALATILSKILEEILSCRLSGYLLSADEQFGFKKHLSTDMAIYTLKQLIQGLRSSGS; this is encoded by the exons ATGGAGACGGAAGCTGCTCTACTCTGTGTCTCTGGAAAAACTGTGTCGGGAAATCGAGGAAAGTCC GAGAAATTGCCGACCGACGTCgtcatgttttttaaaattgcaCTGAAGGTATGTCAACGCAACGCTAATCAAAGTGTTATGGACAAGATAGCTCTATATCATAGAAATAAAGACTTCAAGCAATTTTGGAATGCTACAAATGctattttaacagtaaacagtAGTATCCCGGTACATATTAATGGAATCTACTACCATCGGAGTATTGCCAATATGTTTAGCAAGCATTTCAAAGAGTCTGTTTCGGATTTGATGGGCATGGCTGATGTGGTTATGTCTAACTCAGAAGATTCGTTTTTCGACATAACTGGCGATGAAGTTGAAACTGCGTTAAGGTCAATGTCTCTAGGGAAAGCAACTGGTTGGGACAGCATCAGTACGGATCATGTTCTGCATAGTGGTAAGAATTTCTTCATCATATTAGCAAGGCTTTTCAATGTGATGATTTTGCATGAACATGTACCTGAAGAGTTTTCAAGGACGACTATTGTTCCTGTCCTCAAGTCATCAAAGCTTGATGCTTCAGTCATTGACAGCTATCGTCCTATTGCTCTAGCcaccattttatctaaaattctagAGGAAATATTGAGTTGCAGATTAAGTGGCTACCTTTTGTCAGCTGATGAACAGTTTGGATTCAAGAAGCACTTGTCGACGGACATGGCCATCTACACTTTAAAACA ACTTATCCAAGGCCTTCGATCGAGTGGATCATGA
- the Rilpl gene encoding rab interacting lysosomal protein like — protein sequence MPFPRRSCSKMATDEVTVVDVYDLASDIGKECELIIEKHGPEAVTALLPKVIGALELLEALAARSERDSSALQDLADKVAHLENDKLEKAEYRQRFEKELEIIEEQWRAETAELVSAISRLQEENKRLQKERCRDGAENQDSESANDGVSDSCSEQLWRRMGESNEQQRATLREKEVLLEDKETIIEGLTDQVKRLAASNREVRRKQKYLVQQMRVVCAQRAELDAAVQARQREVTALRLALANEHVIISGGDNGTQLADLIRERDQLREKLEALQKQISGDTEQPASLEMPSDDTAVSNFDEEEEPPVQGPLPCEPDDAPWKRQQSGIRKFFRKLFSEYDVSVGPFPGRSFSTFTTKMSTK from the exons ATGCCGTTTCCTCGGCGCAGCTGCAGCAAGATGGCGACGGACGAAGTGACGGTGGTGGACGTTTATGACTTGGCTTCCGACATTGGCAAGGAGTGCGAGCTGATCATCGAGAAACATGGCCCGGAAGCTGTCACCGCTCTGCTCCCCAAAGTGATAGGTGCGCTCGAATTGCTGGAGGCTTTGGCCGCGCGCTCCGAGAGAGACTCCTCGGCGTTGCAGGACCTCGCCGATAAGGTGGCTCATCTTGAGAACGACAAGCTGGAGAAAGCCGAGTATCGGCAGCGTTTCGAAAAG GAATTGGAGATAATTGAAGAACAATGGCGTGCGGAAACTGCTGAATTAGTATCGGCAATATCTCGGTTGCAAGAAGAAAACAAAAGATTACAAAAGGAGAGGTGTAGAGATGGTGCTGAAAATCAAGATTCTGAAAGTGCTAATGATGGTGTTTCCGACAGTTGCAGTGAACAGCTGTGGCGCAGAATGGGAGAATCAAATGAGCAACAGAGAGCGACGTTAAGAGAGAAAGAAGTTCTTTTGGAAGATAAAGAAACAATAATTGAAGGG TTAACGGATCAAGTCAAACGATTAGCAGCGTCCAACCGTGAAGTTCGGCGTAAACAAAAGTATTTAGTTCAGCAG atgcGAGTTGTTTGTGCTCAAAGAGCTGAATTGGATGCTGCTGTTCAAGCTAGACAAAGGGAAGTTACAGCACTAAGACTTGCATTAGCTAATGAACATGTTATTATC AGTGGCGGCGATAATGGAACACAATTGGCTGATCTCATTCGAGAGCGAGATCAATTGCGGGAAAAACTAGAAGCTTTACAAAAACAAATCAG tgGTGATACTGAGCAACCTGCTTCATTAGAAATGCCTAGTGATGATACTGCTGTAAGTAATTTTGATGAAGAAGAAGAACCACCAGTACAGGGACCTTTACCTTGTGAACCGGATGATGCACCATGGAAAAGGCAACAATCAGGAATCAGAAAGTT tTTTCGGAAATTATTTTCTGAATATGATGTCTCTGTGGGACCATTTCCCGGTCGATCtttttcaacattcaccacCAAGATGTCAACGAAATAG